A genomic segment from Streptosporangium roseum DSM 43021 encodes:
- a CDS encoding polysaccharide pyruvyl transferase family protein yields MSKPRGPTIGLLGSYGGRNVGDEAILTSILSSIRKGRPDASTVVFSRSPEHTRIHHEGVDVVGWEGVSREPASQIVSRLDVMVLGGGGILYDTEARRYLRLVRLAQEQNVPVFTYALGAGPLTDRLDCMMVRETLTATTTITVRDEESRLVLEEAGVMSTITVTADPALLLEQEEFGHDLLRAEGVPEGERLVGMSVREPGRAAEHLDSQGYHELLAHVGDFLVRRLDAYVVFVPMERDDIRHSHAVLSHMSAADRCRVLHGNYRPRQILGLVRHLDLVVGMRLHFLIFAALQGVPLLPLPYAGKVFDFAQQLGAPALSGVVREAAGPLLAEVDRVWDERPAHTERINARTPALRARAAATAEHFLSQLDIISPRTTVWGPAA; encoded by the coding sequence ATGAGCAAACCTCGCGGGCCGACCATCGGGCTCCTGGGCTCGTACGGTGGCCGCAACGTAGGGGACGAGGCCATCCTCACCAGCATCCTCAGCAGCATCCGGAAAGGACGCCCGGATGCCTCGACGGTGGTGTTCTCCCGGTCCCCCGAACACACCCGCATCCACCACGAGGGCGTCGACGTGGTCGGGTGGGAGGGGGTCAGCCGCGAGCCGGCCTCACAGATCGTGAGCCGCCTGGACGTGATGGTCCTCGGCGGTGGAGGCATCCTCTACGACACCGAGGCCCGCCGCTACCTGAGGCTGGTCCGGCTCGCCCAGGAGCAGAACGTCCCGGTCTTCACCTACGCGCTGGGCGCCGGGCCGCTCACCGACCGCCTGGACTGCATGATGGTGCGGGAGACCCTCACGGCCACCACCACGATCACCGTCCGCGACGAGGAGTCCAGGCTGGTCCTGGAGGAGGCCGGGGTGATGAGCACGATCACGGTCACCGCCGATCCCGCGCTCCTGCTCGAACAGGAGGAGTTCGGCCACGACCTGCTCCGCGCCGAGGGGGTGCCGGAGGGGGAACGGCTGGTCGGCATGAGCGTGCGCGAGCCCGGCCGCGCCGCCGAGCACCTGGACTCGCAGGGCTACCACGAGCTCCTCGCGCACGTCGGAGACTTCCTGGTCCGCCGGCTCGACGCCTACGTCGTCTTCGTCCCGATGGAACGTGACGACATCCGGCACTCGCACGCGGTGCTGTCCCACATGAGCGCCGCCGACCGCTGCCGCGTGCTGCACGGCAACTACCGGCCGCGGCAGATCCTCGGCCTGGTACGGCACCTGGACCTCGTGGTCGGCATGCGCCTGCACTTCCTGATCTTCGCCGCGCTGCAGGGCGTGCCGTTGCTGCCACTGCCCTACGCCGGCAAGGTCTTCGACTTCGCCCAGCAGCTGGGGGCGCCCGCTCTCAGCGGGGTCGTCAGGGAGGCCGCAGGACCGCTGCTGGCGGAGGTCGACCGGGTATGGGACGAACGGCCCGCGCACACCGAGCGGATCAACGCCCGCACCCCGGCCCTGCGTGCCCGCGCCGCCGCGACGGCGGAGCACTTCCTGTCCCAGCTCGACATCATCTCACCGCGCACCACCGTCTGGGGCCCGGCCGCGTAG
- a CDS encoding DUF1206 domain-containing protein, with protein MKSAQVEGAARRAANSQTLDRLARLGLACRGVLYGLIGFLALQIAFGGGSKGKEADKTGAVEMVAEQPFGTVLLWLMVVGFAALTLWQLSEAIIGRGEAKKRVEAAAHTAVYGLIVATLLSLLLRGDAGSSTDKSSKDLTAKLMDLPGGQFIVGLVGLGLIALGAYWVHKGWKKKFLEDLRTGEMPPKARELAEKLGMAGYLARGVIAAVAGVFVIQAAITYDPDKAKGVDSTLRALADTPAGPWLLGVVAIGLLLFAAYCFFQARWHRL; from the coding sequence ATGAAAAGCGCTCAGGTGGAAGGCGCCGCGCGCAGAGCGGCGAACAGTCAGACGCTGGACAGGCTGGCCCGGCTCGGCCTGGCCTGCCGGGGCGTCCTCTACGGGCTGATCGGTTTCCTGGCCCTGCAGATCGCCTTCGGCGGCGGGAGTAAAGGCAAGGAGGCCGACAAGACCGGCGCGGTCGAGATGGTGGCCGAGCAGCCCTTCGGCACGGTGCTGCTCTGGCTGATGGTCGTCGGCTTCGCCGCCCTGACCCTCTGGCAGCTCTCGGAGGCGATCATCGGCCGCGGTGAGGCCAAGAAGCGGGTCGAGGCGGCGGCGCACACGGCGGTCTACGGGCTGATCGTCGCGACGCTGCTCAGCCTGCTGCTGCGGGGCGACGCGGGCAGCTCGACCGACAAGAGCTCCAAGGACCTCACCGCCAAGCTGATGGACCTGCCCGGCGGGCAGTTCATCGTGGGCCTGGTCGGGCTGGGCCTGATCGCCCTGGGCGCCTACTGGGTCCACAAGGGCTGGAAGAAGAAGTTCCTCGAGGACCTGCGTACCGGTGAGATGCCCCCGAAGGCGCGCGAGCTCGCCGAGAAGCTCGGCATGGCCGGTTACCTCGCCCGTGGCGTGATCGCCGCGGTCGCCGGGGTCTTCGTCATCCAGGCCGCGATCACCTACGACCCCGACAAGGCCAAGGGCGTCGACTCGACGCTGCGCGCGCTGGCCGACACCCCCGCCGGCCCGTGGCTCCTCGGGGTCGTCGCGATCGGCCTGCTGCTGTTCGCGGCCTACTGTTTCTTCCAGGCGCGCTGGCACCGGCTGTGA
- a CDS encoding ABC transporter permease produces the protein MRYALHRLLQAVPVFFVTTFLIYAMVFALPGDPIVALAGDKPLPDEVLHTLRERYHLNDPLVVQYGIYMLNAFQGDLGETFTGQPVSELLQGRWEVTAQLAVTAWIFELVVGIGLGVIAGLRRGGIADTAVLAGTTFVIAVPVFVVGYTAQITLGLNLSLFPTAGVDEGWPVSYLLPGMVLGSFGLAYVARLTRTSLIENMRADYIRTARAKGLRRRRVIGRHALRNSLIPVITFLGVDFGNLMAGAVVTEGIFNLPGIGQQVFQSIQLQEGPVVVGIVTVLVMIFILVNLLVDLLYGVLDPRIRRG, from the coding sequence GTGAGGTACGCGCTCCACCGGCTGCTCCAGGCCGTCCCGGTCTTCTTCGTCACCACCTTCCTGATCTACGCGATGGTCTTCGCCCTGCCGGGTGACCCGATCGTGGCCCTGGCCGGGGACAAGCCCCTGCCGGACGAGGTCCTGCACACGCTCCGGGAGCGTTACCACCTCAACGACCCGCTGGTCGTCCAGTACGGCATCTACATGCTCAACGCCTTCCAGGGCGACCTGGGGGAGACCTTCACCGGGCAGCCGGTCAGCGAGCTGCTCCAGGGCCGCTGGGAGGTCACCGCCCAGCTCGCCGTCACCGCCTGGATCTTCGAGCTCGTGGTCGGCATCGGCCTCGGTGTGATCGCGGGGCTGCGCCGGGGCGGGATCGCCGACACGGCGGTGCTGGCCGGCACCACCTTCGTCATCGCGGTCCCGGTCTTCGTCGTCGGCTACACCGCGCAGATCACGCTGGGCCTGAACCTCTCGCTGTTCCCGACCGCGGGCGTGGACGAGGGGTGGCCGGTCAGCTACCTGCTGCCCGGCATGGTGCTGGGCTCCTTCGGCCTCGCCTACGTGGCGCGGCTGACCCGCACCAGCCTGATCGAGAACATGCGGGCCGACTACATCCGCACGGCGCGCGCCAAGGGGCTGCGCCGCAGGCGGGTGATCGGCAGGCACGCGCTGCGCAACTCGCTGATCCCGGTGATCACCTTCCTCGGCGTGGACTTCGGCAACCTGATGGCCGGCGCGGTCGTCACCGAGGGCATCTTCAACCTGCCGGGCATCGGCCAGCAGGTCTTCCAGTCCATCCAGCTCCAGGAGGGGCCCGTCGTCGTGGGCATCGTCACCGTGCTCGTGATGATCTTCATCCTGGTCAACCTGCTCGTCGACCTCCTGTACGGCGTGCTCGACCCGAGGATCCGCCGTGGTTGA
- a CDS encoding MalY/PatB family protein has translation MGNLSIPPLAELRKRRSAKWRTFPDDVLPLPVAEMDFPLAEPVARALHEAVDRSDTGYAAPTRDLADAVSAYARRAWDWRIDADDVRTVADVGIGIVETLRRVVGAGDRVVISPPVYEPFSWWVREVGAHVVEAPLAGGPLGWRLDLDALERAFAGHATAYVLCNPHNPVGLVHRREDLVALAELADRYGVYVLSDEIHAPLVLPGAEFVPFLSVSDEARRWGFSFLSASKGWNLAGLKAATVITAGPVPKRHVDRLSPHSLYRTGHLGVLATVAAFNHGDQWLAEVLDVLDRNRRLLDELLAKLLPGVHYGQPQAGFLAWIDFRALGWGGDPAEHILAAARVALNAGHRYGDAGIGFARLNFGCSPQTLTEAVTRIAAAR, from the coding sequence ATGGGCAACCTCTCGATCCCCCCTCTTGCGGAGCTGAGGAAGCGCCGGAGCGCGAAATGGCGTACCTTCCCGGACGACGTCCTGCCCCTTCCGGTCGCGGAGATGGACTTCCCGCTGGCGGAGCCGGTCGCCAGGGCCCTTCACGAGGCGGTTGACCGGTCGGACACCGGCTACGCGGCACCGACCCGTGACCTCGCGGACGCGGTCAGCGCCTACGCCCGGCGCGCCTGGGACTGGAGGATCGACGCCGACGATGTGCGCACCGTCGCCGACGTCGGAATCGGCATCGTCGAGACGCTGCGCCGCGTCGTCGGCGCCGGAGACCGCGTGGTGATCAGCCCGCCGGTGTACGAGCCGTTCTCCTGGTGGGTACGCGAGGTCGGGGCCCATGTCGTCGAGGCGCCGCTGGCCGGGGGACCGCTGGGATGGCGGCTCGACCTGGACGCCCTGGAACGCGCCTTCGCCGGCCATGCCACCGCGTATGTGCTGTGCAACCCGCACAATCCCGTCGGCCTTGTGCACCGGCGCGAGGACCTGGTCGCGCTCGCCGAGCTGGCCGACAGGTACGGCGTCTACGTGCTGTCCGACGAGATCCACGCCCCGCTCGTCCTGCCGGGGGCCGAGTTCGTCCCCTTCCTGTCGGTATCGGATGAGGCGAGGCGCTGGGGGTTCTCGTTCCTGTCCGCCAGCAAGGGCTGGAACCTGGCCGGGCTCAAGGCGGCCACCGTCATCACCGCAGGCCCGGTGCCGAAACGGCACGTCGACCGCCTGTCGCCGCACTCGCTCTACCGCACCGGGCACCTCGGAGTGCTCGCCACGGTGGCCGCGTTCAACCACGGTGATCAATGGCTCGCCGAGGTCCTGGACGTCCTCGACCGCAACCGGAGACTGCTGGACGAGCTGCTGGCGAAACTGCTCCCCGGCGTCCACTACGGGCAACCGCAGGCGGGCTTTCTGGCCTGGATCGACTTCCGCGCCCTCGGCTGGGGCGGCGACCCCGCCGAACACATCCTCGCCGCCGCCAGGGTCGCTCTGAACGCCGGACACCGCTACGGCGATGCGGGCATCGGATTCGCGAGGCTGAACTTCGGCTGCTCGCCGCAGACGCTCACCGAAGCCGTCACCCGTATCGCCGCCGCCCGCTGA
- a CDS encoding AraC family transcriptional regulator has translation MSEIRHNPRASTGLRPLPAGAGIDAHWHDENQIVYAGRGVLSVTTDAGSWIAPAIRAIWIPAGTVHEHRAYGDTDLHLVGLPVKDNPLRLDQPAVISVGPLLRELIITYTEQPADLTAERRRLRAVLLDRLRHSAQQPVHVPAARDPRLVAVCAILRDNPADNRTLARLGAVAGVSDRTLTRLCRAELGMSFPQWRTQLRLHYALLLLAEDTPVTAVAHRCGWASSSAFIDVFRRAFGHTPGTHRALSPTATAPRRALRETLDPAGGSPGPGGRRTSI, from the coding sequence ATGTCGGAAATCCGCCATAATCCGCGTGCGAGCACAGGTCTCCGCCCCCTGCCCGCCGGCGCCGGAATCGACGCTCACTGGCACGACGAGAACCAGATCGTCTACGCCGGCCGCGGCGTGCTGTCGGTCACCACCGACGCGGGCAGCTGGATCGCCCCCGCCATCCGGGCGATCTGGATCCCGGCCGGAACCGTCCATGAGCATCGCGCCTACGGCGACACCGACCTCCACCTGGTGGGACTGCCGGTGAAGGACAACCCGCTGCGCCTGGACCAGCCCGCGGTCATCAGCGTCGGCCCGCTGCTGCGCGAGCTGATCATCACCTACACCGAGCAGCCCGCCGACCTCACCGCCGAACGCCGCCGCCTGCGGGCCGTCCTGCTCGACCGGCTCCGCCACTCCGCCCAGCAGCCCGTCCACGTGCCCGCCGCCCGAGACCCGCGCCTGGTCGCGGTGTGCGCGATCCTCCGCGACAACCCGGCCGACAACCGGACCCTGGCGCGACTCGGTGCCGTGGCCGGCGTGAGCGACCGCACCCTGACCCGGCTCTGCAGAGCCGAACTCGGCATGAGCTTCCCGCAATGGCGCACCCAGCTGCGCCTGCACTACGCCCTGCTCCTGCTGGCCGAGGACACCCCGGTCACAGCCGTGGCCCACCGATGCGGCTGGGCATCCAGCAGCGCCTTCATCGACGTCTTCCGCCGGGCCTTCGGCCACACCCCCGGCACCCACCGCGCGCTGTCGCCCACCGCGACCGCCCCGAGACGCGCCCTGCGCGAAACCCTCGATCCGGCCGGCGGCTCACCCGGACCCGGCGGCCGACGGACCTCGATCTGA
- a CDS encoding peptide ABC transporter substrate-binding protein, producing the protein MTVWTRTRGSAVLLATMLAVNACGGSPAPSAGGQQGAKEFSVGLTEPDHLTPGNTSSSYSITVLQALFDLPVFIDSKGQPQMRAAESVTSDDQKVWTIKLKPGQKFHNGEPVTAESFADAWNAAAYGPNAWTNNYYFENVEGYDKLNPEAPEGSEEAPKPTTDKLSGLKVVDATTLEVTLTAPFSQFPITLAYTGFAPMPKAAFADLKAYDVKPIGNGPFALDGEWARNRQIKVKKFDGYAGPRPAKSASVNFKIYESRDTAYVDLRAGKVDLIQTIPPASTSEAKRLLADRFVATPSGTMDYLGFPVYDKRFQSPDLRKAISMAIDRQAIVDAVFNGNFKPMGSLVAPLVPGYRENACGEACVFDKAKAKALFDKAGGFSGTMNLYFSNADPSYEQWMTAVANQLKDNLGIADIQFRKIPAADYLSTLRAHKQDGPYRNNWVMDYPSPQNYLQPMWGEGNRMGWESKEFNDLLTQANSAASMEASIPLYQKAEDLALSEMPMVPLWNWQDQAGYSDKISGVQIDAYSPNLDTITVK; encoded by the coding sequence GTGACGGTCTGGACGAGGACACGAGGCTCTGCCGTCCTCCTGGCGACGATGCTCGCCGTGAACGCGTGCGGTGGATCCCCGGCGCCGAGTGCCGGAGGGCAGCAGGGCGCGAAGGAGTTCTCCGTCGGGCTGACGGAGCCGGACCACCTGACTCCCGGCAACACCTCCAGCAGCTATTCGATCACCGTGCTGCAGGCGCTGTTCGACCTGCCGGTGTTCATCGACTCCAAGGGGCAGCCGCAGATGCGGGCCGCCGAGTCGGTGACCAGCGATGACCAGAAGGTCTGGACGATCAAGCTCAAGCCGGGGCAGAAGTTCCACAACGGCGAGCCGGTGACCGCCGAGAGCTTCGCCGACGCGTGGAACGCCGCGGCCTACGGTCCCAACGCGTGGACCAACAACTACTACTTCGAGAACGTCGAGGGCTACGACAAGCTGAACCCCGAGGCCCCCGAGGGCTCGGAGGAGGCGCCCAAGCCCACGACCGACAAGCTGAGCGGGCTGAAGGTCGTGGACGCCACCACCCTTGAGGTGACGCTGACCGCGCCGTTCAGCCAGTTCCCGATCACGCTGGCCTACACCGGGTTCGCCCCGATGCCGAAGGCCGCCTTCGCCGACCTCAAGGCCTACGACGTCAAGCCGATCGGCAACGGCCCCTTCGCCCTGGACGGCGAGTGGGCGCGCAACCGGCAGATCAAGGTGAAGAAGTTCGACGGCTACGCCGGGCCCCGGCCCGCCAAGTCCGCCTCGGTCAACTTCAAGATCTACGAGAGCCGCGACACCGCCTACGTGGACCTGCGGGCCGGCAAGGTGGACCTGATCCAGACGATCCCCCCGGCGAGCACGTCGGAGGCCAAGCGGCTGCTCGCCGACCGGTTCGTGGCCACGCCGAGCGGGACCATGGACTACCTCGGCTTCCCGGTCTACGACAAGCGCTTCCAGAGCCCCGACCTGCGCAAGGCCATCTCGATGGCCATCGACCGGCAGGCGATCGTGGACGCCGTCTTCAACGGCAACTTCAAGCCGATGGGCTCGCTGGTGGCGCCGCTGGTGCCGGGCTACCGGGAGAACGCCTGCGGTGAGGCGTGCGTCTTCGACAAGGCGAAGGCCAAGGCGCTGTTCGACAAGGCCGGCGGGTTCAGCGGCACGATGAACCTCTACTTCTCCAACGCCGACCCCAGCTACGAGCAGTGGATGACCGCGGTGGCCAACCAGCTCAAGGACAACCTCGGGATCGCCGACATCCAGTTCCGCAAGATCCCGGCGGCCGACTACCTGTCCACGCTCCGCGCGCACAAGCAGGACGGGCCGTACCGCAACAACTGGGTGATGGACTACCCGAGCCCGCAGAACTACCTGCAGCCGATGTGGGGCGAGGGCAACCGGATGGGCTGGGAGAGCAAGGAGTTCAACGACCTGCTCACCCAGGCCAACTCGGCCGCCAGCATGGAGGCCAGCATCCCGCTCTACCAGAAGGCCGAGGACCTCGCGCTCAGCGAGATGCCGATGGTCCCGCTGTGGAACTGGCAGGACCAGGCCGGATACTCCGACAAGATCAGCGGAGTCCAGATCGACGCCTACAGCCCGAACCTCGACACGATCACGGTGAAGTAG
- a CDS encoding ATP-binding protein: MDSSEYEGNEWVLRLAGSPDQVVRARRLVSMTLGRDHPLHDDCVLLTSEIATNAVVHSRSGDGGVFTVTVAYSSEAVRVCVQDAGSSNAPCVCHAPADATGGRGLPLLEALAHRWGLVREAGANKVWFELVLELAGVPKNRLAGVR; the protein is encoded by the coding sequence ATGGACTCGTCGGAGTATGAAGGCAATGAATGGGTTCTCCGCCTGGCGGGCTCCCCCGACCAGGTGGTGCGGGCCCGCCGGCTGGTCTCGATGACCCTGGGCCGTGACCATCCCCTCCACGACGACTGCGTGCTGCTGACCAGCGAGATCGCCACCAACGCGGTGGTCCACTCCCGGTCGGGGGACGGCGGGGTGTTCACGGTCACGGTCGCCTACTCCTCGGAGGCCGTGCGGGTCTGCGTCCAGGACGCGGGATCGTCGAACGCCCCCTGCGTGTGTCACGCCCCGGCGGACGCCACGGGGGGCCGCGGCCTGCCCCTGCTGGAGGCTCTGGCGCACCGCTGGGGCCTGGTCCGGGAGGCGGGGGCCAACAAGGTCTGGTTCGAGCTCGTGCTGGAACTGGCCGGGGTGCCGAAGAACCGGCTGGCCGGCGTCAGGTGA
- a CDS encoding LuxR C-terminal-related transcriptional regulator, whose protein sequence is MDQITLSPRHLHAFTEVGFQVAGRSGAPGAMRALREVIALEAYEFVAYDPATGRHRSLVSDGYARVDGDAAEEYVRLDSYRRAMDSRVPLVMGAPGTERYFRRHLEPYGWRAGLTTPLFLTEGRYTGLLHLNARDPEAFSAETSTLISAVSPTLAHVTDLSRCVIDPVGLPPGFNAAAFDRGGTRRDVTDTPASEAVAAEPAMAELAREFIDSRELNRRGLWLDGTGQWREVRLLRAGVGPHGAIQGAVIAERPCALPYELTGREIEVITRVALGDSNPQIAAALVLSVRTVTTHLEHIFTKLGCESRTRLTTKALAEGLCRLFV, encoded by the coding sequence ATGGACCAGATCACCCTGAGCCCGCGCCACCTCCATGCGTTCACCGAGGTGGGTTTCCAGGTCGCCGGGCGCAGTGGCGCACCCGGCGCGATGCGCGCCCTGCGCGAGGTCATCGCGCTGGAGGCCTACGAGTTCGTCGCCTACGACCCAGCGACGGGACGGCACCGCAGCCTGGTCTCCGACGGCTACGCGCGGGTGGACGGCGACGCCGCCGAGGAGTACGTCCGGCTCGACTCCTACCGCCGGGCCATGGACTCCCGGGTTCCGCTGGTCATGGGCGCCCCGGGCACCGAGCGCTACTTCCGGCGCCATCTGGAGCCGTACGGCTGGCGTGCCGGGCTGACCACTCCCCTGTTCCTGACCGAGGGCCGCTACACCGGCCTGCTCCATCTGAACGCCCGCGACCCCGAGGCCTTCTCCGCCGAGACCAGCACGCTGATCAGCGCCGTCTCCCCCACCCTGGCGCACGTCACCGACCTGAGCCGCTGCGTGATCGACCCCGTCGGACTGCCGCCCGGCTTCAACGCGGCGGCCTTCGACCGGGGCGGCACCCGCAGGGACGTCACCGACACCCCTGCCTCGGAGGCCGTCGCGGCCGAGCCGGCGATGGCCGAGCTGGCACGGGAGTTCATCGACTCCCGCGAGCTCAACCGGCGCGGGCTCTGGCTCGACGGGACCGGGCAGTGGCGGGAGGTGCGGCTGCTGCGCGCCGGTGTCGGGCCGCACGGCGCCATCCAGGGCGCGGTGATCGCCGAGCGCCCGTGCGCCCTGCCGTACGAGCTGACCGGCCGGGAGATCGAGGTGATCACCCGGGTCGCCCTCGGTGACTCCAACCCGCAGATCGCGGCGGCCCTGGTGCTGAGCGTCCGCACGGTCACCACCCACCTGGAGCACATCTTCACCAAGCTCGGCTGCGAGAGCCGGACCCGGCTCACCACCAAGGCCCTCGCCGAGGGCCTGTGCCGGCTGTTCGTCTGA
- a CDS encoding Ppx/GppA phosphatase family protein, with protein sequence MRLGVLDIGSNTVHLLVMDAHRGARPLPAYSHKEELRLSEHMEEGNRLSEQGAARLREFVEKALRLAEDKGVEDLMAFATSAVREAVNGEEVLGRIKAGSGADIEVLSGQDEARLTFLAVRRWFGWSSGRLLVLDIGGGSLEIASGIDEQPDVAVSLPLGAGRLTRDWFTADPPPADEVRALRRHVRAEIARTVGEVARYGQATHAVATSKTFRQLARIAGAAPSHEGTAVRRVLRHADLTEWTERLVKMEAGERAGLPGVSDGRAPQLPAGAIVADATMDLFGVGELEVCPWALREGVILRRLDAMPEG encoded by the coding sequence ATGCGACTGGGTGTTCTCGACATTGGTTCTAATACGGTGCATCTGCTGGTGATGGACGCCCACCGGGGGGCTCGGCCGCTGCCCGCCTACTCCCACAAGGAGGAGTTGAGGCTCTCCGAGCACATGGAGGAGGGGAACCGGCTCTCCGAGCAGGGGGCCGCGCGGTTGCGGGAGTTCGTCGAGAAGGCCCTGCGGCTCGCCGAGGACAAGGGGGTCGAGGACCTCATGGCCTTCGCGACCTCCGCGGTCAGGGAGGCGGTCAACGGCGAGGAGGTGCTCGGCCGGATCAAGGCCGGCTCCGGGGCCGACATCGAGGTGCTGTCCGGCCAGGACGAGGCGAGGCTGACGTTCCTGGCCGTGCGGCGGTGGTTCGGGTGGTCGTCGGGACGGCTGCTGGTGCTGGACATCGGCGGCGGGTCGCTGGAGATCGCCTCGGGGATCGACGAGCAGCCGGACGTGGCGGTGTCGCTGCCGCTGGGGGCCGGACGGCTCACCCGTGACTGGTTCACCGCCGACCCGCCCCCGGCCGACGAGGTGCGCGCGCTGCGCAGGCACGTGCGTGCGGAGATCGCCCGCACGGTGGGCGAGGTGGCACGGTACGGCCAGGCCACCCACGCGGTGGCCACGTCCAAGACGTTCAGGCAGCTCGCGAGGATCGCCGGGGCCGCGCCCTCGCACGAGGGCACGGCCGTCCGCCGGGTGCTCAGGCACGCCGATCTGACCGAGTGGACGGAGCGGCTGGTCAAGATGGAGGCGGGGGAGCGGGCGGGGCTGCCCGGGGTGTCGGACGGGCGGGCGCCGCAGCTGCCGGCCGGGGCGATCGTCGCGGACGCCACGATGGACCTGTTCGGGGTGGGGGAGCTGGAGGTGTGCCCGTGGGCGCTGCGCGAGGGGGTCATCCTGCGCAGGCTGGACGCCATGCCGGAAGGCTAG
- a CDS encoding MFS transporter — translation MSQPPLEQPRGVPPSKAMWAPLRHRLFRALWIAQLVSNTGTWMQTVGAQWLMGDLGGDALDIALVQTAATLPIFLLVVPAGALGDILDRRRLLLTSQVITFTGAAALAALTAAEATTPALLLVLTGAMAVGQAFAVPTFQAIQPELVRLDEIPQAALLNGANGNVARAVGPALGGVLITLAGPEATFALNALSLFGVTLVLYVWKRPPDHRPLGAEHIRDAIRAGARYVRSAPEFASVLWCSVVFTLCASGMWALLPALARGPLGLGAGGYGLLLAGVGSGAVIGAFALPVVRGRAGPNTLVAGSTTCYALAMTVIGTVESMPIVLAALVVAGLAWITVLSTLSASAQLLLPEWARARSLAYYQLVFMGGQAVGSLVWGVVADALTLQAAFLLPAALLILSTPIGVSRVPLPTEHFDMSQVSHYPEPPDDLQHGRGPLLVVVEWRVSPENAEAFLEVMRQIGRARRRTGATMWSIFQDMEEPTLYLETFTAETAHEHLRQHVERGTAMDQELDLRALSLVMDGQFPEVRHLIWAYAPMPGAETREPEFRSIVSMLRPR, via the coding sequence ATGAGCCAGCCACCACTGGAGCAACCAAGGGGTGTCCCACCGTCCAAGGCGATGTGGGCTCCCCTGCGTCACCGCCTGTTCCGCGCGCTGTGGATCGCCCAGCTCGTGTCCAACACGGGGACGTGGATGCAGACCGTCGGCGCGCAGTGGCTCATGGGCGACCTGGGCGGCGACGCGCTGGACATCGCCCTCGTGCAGACCGCCGCCACGCTCCCGATCTTCCTGCTCGTCGTCCCCGCCGGCGCGCTGGGCGACATCCTCGACCGGCGCCGCCTGCTGCTGACCAGCCAGGTGATCACCTTCACCGGCGCGGCGGCCCTCGCGGCGCTCACCGCCGCCGAGGCCACGACGCCGGCGCTTCTGCTCGTGCTGACCGGCGCGATGGCCGTCGGTCAGGCCTTCGCCGTGCCCACCTTCCAGGCCATCCAGCCGGAACTCGTCAGGCTGGACGAGATCCCGCAGGCCGCGCTGCTCAACGGCGCGAACGGCAACGTGGCGCGGGCCGTCGGGCCCGCGCTCGGCGGCGTGCTCATCACCCTCGCGGGGCCGGAGGCGACGTTCGCCCTCAACGCGCTGTCCCTCTTCGGCGTCACGCTGGTGCTGTACGTCTGGAAGCGGCCGCCCGACCACCGCCCCCTGGGCGCGGAGCACATCCGCGACGCGATCCGCGCGGGCGCGCGCTACGTCCGCAGCGCCCCGGAGTTCGCCTCGGTCCTGTGGTGCTCGGTGGTCTTCACCCTCTGCGCCAGCGGGATGTGGGCCCTCCTGCCCGCCCTCGCCCGCGGTCCCCTCGGGCTGGGCGCCGGGGGCTACGGACTGCTGCTGGCCGGTGTCGGCTCCGGCGCCGTCATCGGCGCGTTCGCGCTCCCCGTCGTCCGCGGGCGGGCGGGACCGAACACGCTCGTGGCCGGTTCGACGACCTGCTACGCCCTGGCGATGACCGTCATCGGCACGGTCGAGAGCATGCCGATCGTCCTCGCCGCCCTGGTGGTGGCGGGTCTGGCCTGGATCACCGTGCTGTCGACGCTGAGCGCCTCGGCCCAGCTCCTGCTCCCGGAGTGGGCCCGCGCGCGGTCGCTGGCCTACTACCAGCTGGTGTTCATGGGCGGGCAGGCGGTGGGGTCGCTGGTGTGGGGAGTGGTCGCCGACGCGCTGACCCTGCAGGCGGCCTTCCTGCTCCCGGCCGCCCTGCTCATCCTGAGCACGCCGATCGGCGTGTCGCGCGTGCCGCTGCCGACCGAGCACTTCGACATGAGCCAGGTCAGCCACTACCCCGAGCCGCCCGACGACCTGCAGCACGGCAGGGGGCCGCTGCTGGTCGTGGTCGAATGGCGGGTCAGCCCGGAGAACGCCGAGGCGTTCCTGGAGGTGATGCGGCAGATCGGCCGGGCCCGGCGGCGCACCGGGGCCACGATGTGGAGCATCTTCCAGGACATGGAGGAGCCGACGCTCTATCTGGAGACATTCACCGCCGAGACGGCGCACGAGCACCTGCGCCAGCACGTCGAACGGGGCACGGCCATGGACCAGGAGCTGGACCTGCGGGCACTGAGCCTGGTCATGGATGGCCAGTTCCCTGAGGTGCGCCATCTGATCTGGGCCTACGCGCCCATGCCCGGCGCCGAGACCAGGGAGCCGGAGTTCAGGTCGATCGTGTCGATGCTCCGTCCCCGCTGA